One Lycium barbarum isolate Lr01 chromosome 5, ASM1917538v2, whole genome shotgun sequence genomic window carries:
- the LOC132641447 gene encoding probable inactive receptor kinase At1g27190 produces the protein MTVAASLPHHFHSCFFLFPFFFLIPSHFTLHTPTMTTNSTNPIFFFTLFFLIFTPTPSFSIENDVQCLEGVKSALSDPLNKLSSWSFSNTSVGSICKLVGVSCWNEKENRLISLQLPSMSLSGSLPPDLQFCSSLQSLDLSGNSLSGSLPVQICSWLPYLVNLDLSGNSFTGSIPPEFINCKFLNTLLLNDNKLTGSIPFEIGRLDRLKRFSVSNNGLSGSIPDDLDRFLKDDFEGNNGLCGVPLGNKCSKLSNKNLVIIIAAGVVGALGSLILGFGIWRWFLVQPNEEDRELGDGKGTSNNSSDWVEKLRAFKLVQVTLFQKPINKIKLDDLLAATNSFDSGNIVISTRTGVSYRAMLPDGSALAIKRLSSCKMSEKQFRSEMNRLGQLRHPNLVPLLGFCIVDSERLLVYKHMQNGSLYSLLHGNLSTGVRNGDFELVWPARLRIAAGAARGLAWLHHGCQPPYLHQYLSSNVILVDDDLDARITDFGLARLVGSADSNDSSFVNGDLGEFGYVAPEYSSTLVASMKGDVYSFGVVLLELVTGRKPLGAGNAEEGFKGSLVDWVNQLSRSGRSRDAVDKSFIGRGQDDEILQVLQIACSCVVSRPKDRPSMYTVYQSLKSMVKEHCFSEHFDEFPINLTQQNHDHKD, from the coding sequence ATGACAGTCGCAGCCTCTTTGCCACACCATTTTCATTCTTGTTTTTTcctcttccccttcttcttccTAATCCCTTCTCACTTCACTCTCCACAcaccaacaatgacaacaaactcAACCAACCCCATTTTCTTCTTCACTCTTTTCTTCCTCATTTTCACTCCAACGCCATCTTTCTCCATTGAAAATGATGTTCAATGTCTTGAAGGTGTCAAATCTGCACTTTCTGATCCGCTAAACAAGCTCTCATCTTGGTCATTTTCCAACACTTCTGTTGGTTCAATTTGCAAACTTGTTGGTGTTTCTTGTTGGAATGAAAAAGAAAACAGGCTCATTTCACTTCAACTTCCTTCGATGTCTTTATCTGGTTCATTACCTCCTGATCTTCAGTTTTGTAGCTCACTTCAATCACTTGATCTTTCTGGTAACTCACTTTCAGGTTCACTACCTGTTCAAATCTGTTCTTGGTTACCTtatttagttaatcttgatcttTCTGGTAACTCTTTTACTGGTTCTATACCACCTGAGTTTATTAACTGCAAATTCTTGAATACCCTTTTGCTAAATGACAATAAACTTACTGGATCAATACCATTTGAGATTGGCAGGTTGGACCGGTTGAAACGGTTCAGTGTGTCAAACAATGGTCTTTCAGGTTCAATTCCTGATGATTTAGACAGGTTCTTGAAAGATGATTTTGAAGGGAATAATGGACTTTGTGGGGTCCCACTTGGAAATAAATGTAGTAAGTTGAGTAACAAGAATCTTGTTATTATTATAGCTGCTGGTGTTGTTGGTGCTTTAGGATCTTTGATTCTTGGATTTGGGATTTGGAGATGGTTTTTGGTTCAGCCAAACGAGGAAGATAGAGAGCTTGGTGACGGTAAAGGTACTAGTAATAATAGTAGTGATTGGGTTGAAAAGTTGAGAGCTTTTAAGCTTGTTCAGGTTACATTGTTTCAAAAACCTATTAACAAGATAAAGTTGGATGATTTATTAGCTGCTACTAATTCTTTTGATAGTGGCAATATTGTTATTTCAACTAGGACTGGTGTTTCTTATAGAGCTATGTTGCCTGATGGATCTGCATTAGCTATTAAAAGGTTGAGTAGTTGTAAGATGAGTGAAAAACAGTTTAGGTCCGAGATGAATCGTTTGGGGCAGCTTAGACACCCTAATTTAGTGCCTTTATTAGGTTTTTGTATAGTTGATAGTGAAAGGCTTTTGGTGTATAAGCATATGCAGAATGGAAGTTTGTATTCCCTTTTACATGGTAATCTTAGTACTGGTGTTAGGAATGGTGATTTCGAGCTCGTTTGGCCAGCAAGGCTTAGGATTGCTGCTGGTGCAGCTAGAGGACTTGCTTGGCTACACCATGGATGTCAACCGCCATATTTGCATCAGTACCTTAGCTCGAACGTGATTCTTGTAGACGATGATCTTGATGCTAGGATCACGGATTTCGGGCTTGCAAGGCTCGTTGGTTCTGCTGACTCGAACGATAGTTCGTTTGTTAATGGGGATTTGGGAGAGTTTGGTTATGTGGCTCCTGAATATTCGAGCACATTGGTTGCTTCAATGAAAGGGGATGTGTACAGTTTTGGTGTCGTGCTGCTCGAGTTGGTTACAGGGAGAAAGCCTCTTGGTGCTGGTAATGCAGAGGAGGGATTCAAAGGTAGCTTAGTTGATTGGGTTAATCAGCTTTCGAGGTCAGGTCGAAGTAGGGATGCGGTTGATAAGTCTTTTATCGGAAGAGGTCAAGATGATGAAATTTTGCAAGTTCTTCAAATTGCTTGTTCTTGTGTGGTTTCAAGGCCGAAAGATAGACCTTCCATGTACACTGTGTACCAGTCCTTGAAGAGCATGGTGAAAGAACATTGTTTTTCTGAACACTTTGATGAATTTCCAATCAACTTGACCCAGCAAAATCATGATCATAAGGATTAG